In Cryptococcus neoformans var. neoformans B-3501A chromosome 3, whole genome shotgun sequence, the DNA window GGGCCTATCACCACCACTCCTATCATGAAGCTCATTGACTCATAGAACAACGCATGATTGAAAGCTTGGCGGAGCATGGTGTTGACCCGTCAGACCTCGTTCCGGCACTCATGACCACGCATACTGTCAACAATCCCGATTTTGATcccaaggagaaagaaagagttGATCTGGAGGAAGCACTGAGAAAGGAAGCAGaggcagatgatgaagcagagCGTGAAGCcaaagcagaagaagaaagacatGTCGTGGTAGAGGACCAAGGCGCTTCAGATACTGAAACTGAACCTCCCCCTCCCTACGAGGTTGAAGAGCGATCGATCAGCTTCGCGGCTTCTCCAATGGGAAAAAAagcatcatcctcttccttggaACTGCTCTCTAAATCGATCAACCCATTTGGATtcgacgacgacgatgtCCCCAAACCCCTATTGGGAACCAAATCGCCATTGTCAGAAGGGTCTTTCCCGAATGACTCTTCCACTATCATCTCCCCTCAAGCAAATGTCAATCCTTTCGGCTCcgatgatgaaaatgaaggaTCTCTTGCAGTGTCCGAGACAAGAGCACCTGGAGCCCAATCCAAAGCTCAGACTCTATCATCttttgagaaggatgaaggcgaCATTGGTGGTGCTCATTCGTCTCCTTTCTCTGAACCTTCCAACTCACCATTGGATGCTGCGTTTGCGTCAACCGCAGATCGACCTACTCCTTGCCGacctcaatctcttcaaaCGGAGGATGCATCTCAATCGACTTCGGACGCAACTGAAAAGCCTTCGGTTGATACAAAACAAACGCCAAAGGGCGAACCAGTCACGTTGTTCGACGCTGCAGATCCCCAGGCCCCAGCACTTTTACCAGCTCTTCCTGGTGTATCAACGTCGCTCTCTACGACGGATGAACATGTAACACTTGATATCCGCTGGACTGTCGTAAGTAAATTGTGTTTTATGATCATCTACGTAATTGACAGTTCAAACCTAGTTGTGtgatcttttccttgtATTAATTGCGGATTCCGTATTTGACGCCCGTTCGCGAGCATTCTTAGTGAGAGTCGCTGCTGCTCTCGGATTTGATTGGCTTGACGTTGTGCGATTTGAAAATCGAGTGACCGAGGCATTGGAAATTCAAGAAGgtatggagaagaagggtcaGCATGAGATTATTgaggggaggagaaaggCAGCCCGTAATAAGCGGTACGCCATGATGGGTCTCGCTGCCGTCGGTGAGTGATGTCGCAACGTTCCTTCAAACGGAAAAAATCAATTGATGCTCCTTCAGGTGGTGGCCTCGTCATAGGTCTCTCTGCAGGCTTGATGGCCCCTTTCATTGGCGCTGGTTTGGGGACGGCGTTCGCGACTGTTGGTATTACAGGTACAACTGGGTTTTTGGCCGGTGCAGGAGGTGCCGCTGTGATCACTACGGGTGGTGTGTTGACTGGAGCCAATATTGCCGGCAAGGGTATGGCAAGGAGGACAAGAGAGGTCCGGATTTTTGAGCTGAAGCCATTACATAATGATAAGCGTGTCAATTGTTATATTACCATGGGAGGGTGAGTGGGATGATCGCGTCTCATTCCGGATGTATGCTTACTTTTAATACAGATTCATGGCCAGCAAGGTTGACGATGTAAGGTTACCCTTCTCGGTACTTGACCCTGTAGTCGGCGATGTCTTCTCGGTTTTATGGGAACCCGAAATGATGGCAGAAATGGGTAATGCGCTTAAAATCCTCACAAGCGAGATCTTGACCCAAGTGGGACAGCAGGTATTGCAAGCTACCGTGATGACTGCTTTGATGAGTGCCTTGCAATGGCCATTGAGTATGTTCCATTTTCGTTTATCTCATTCGAGTTCTACTAAACCAAGACACAGTACTCACCAAACTTGGATACCTCATCGATAACCCATGGTCGAACGCTCTTGATCGTGCGCGAGCAGCAGGTCTCGTTCTGGCAGACGTTATCATTCAACGACACGCTGGTGTACGCCCTATATCTTTGATAGGCTTCTCCCTCGGTGCTCGTGCGATCTTCTACGCGTTGATTGAACTCGCTCGCCAAAAAGCTTATGGACTCGTGCAAGAGgtcttcatcttcggtACCACTGTGACCGCTTCTCGCGATACTTGGCTTGATGTTCGTAGTGTCGTTGCCGGACGATTTGTCAATGGGTATGCGACGAATGATTGGATGTTGGGATACTTGTTCCGCGCAACTTCAGGAGGCTTGAACACAGTGGCCGGCTTGCGACCTGTGGAGACGGTCTGGGGTCTAGAGAATGTGGATGTCACAGAAATTATTACCGGTCATATGAGCTATAGAAGCTGTATGCCCCAGCTATTGGCCAAGGTTGGATTTCCGGTCACGGCAGATTACTTTGACGAGCCGGATGTACGTATAAGCAATAGAAGCACAATGGCTGACATGACTATCCACAGGATCCCGAGATTGATATGAATGTCCAAGAGAGAACTGTCGTCgatgaagcagaagaagaagcgaaaaGGAATCACAAAAAAGTCCTTGGCATCTTCCCAGTCAAAAAAAACCGTTCATCTGGTTCTGGACACAATACTCCTACAACCGAGAAACATTCCGGCGCGTCGACACCGAATCCCTCTGTTTCTCAGGCCGCCGCTGGCGAATATGAACTGGAGGACGATGACTTGCCCCCTCGAGAGGAGGTTGACATTGGCCAAATGGCCTCTGAAAAGGACACATCGACTCCAgtcgaggaggagaaggaactGGAGATAAAGGCGGTAAAACagcgagaggaggaggagcaaaaggagagagaggcgATCCAAGCCATCCCCAAAACCGCTGGTTTTGACTTCCAAGCCATATCGCGCGAGCTGGGCAAAGACATTGATGTCGATAAGCTCAAAGAGCCTGAGCCTCGCTATTTTCCACCAGCCCTTATGGAAATACGTGCTCCTCTGGAGAGAAGTGGCTCAGCCCCTCCACCGACATCATTTGTACCGCCTCCTGCAGAGAAAAACGTCTGGGTGTAGTCGTAGTTATATGGATACCTTGTGGGGTACCGTGCAAGCATTGTGTCAAGATTCTCTGCCTAAAGCATGTCAGGTATGTGTGCGGGGTTGGAAGACTGAGGGAAACATAATCAACCGATCTCTGCTTCAACAACACACATCCTGTCACAGATATCTTGTGGTTATGAAGTTGTTCATCTTAATGCATCTTGATCGATTTCTCCGCTGTTTTGTTCGACGTCGCAACATCATCGTTAAAAAGATTCGTTTCATTAAAGATATCTATCTACTCATGATTAACAGGATTCCACGAAATGGCACCCTCAGAACCTTTATCCAAGCCATCGATCTCTGCCATATCTTCCTGATCCAATTTGAAATCATAAAGATCGGCATTCGACTCAATACGAGACGGTGTGACAGACTTAGGAAGAGGGATATAGCTTTCAGAATGGTTTAGTTAAAAGTGTTCAGAAAGTATTGACAAGTAACCTCACCCTTTCTGAAGACTCCATCTGAGCAAGACTTGAGCCACTTCTTTCCCATACTTTTTTGCGACCTTGACCAGCACCTCGTTATCATAGTGCTTCTTGTTAGCCCTTACTAGAGGCGAATAAGCCTCGATGGCGATCCCATGCTCTTCACAGTACTTGACTATATCACGTTGTTGACAAAAGGGGTGCAATTCAATTTGGTTAACGGCTGGtacaggaggagggagagctTTGAGGTGGTGGATACCGCTGAACAAGCTATAAGCTGAAACACCATTGCATTGCAACTCCCGGCAGAACGCACAAGTTGGAGACTCCTATATCCTTCACCCAGCCTTCTTTCTGCGCTATCGTCAAGGCTTCCCAGTTATTCTTtctaccttcttctcctccccatGGAGCATGAATCAACATCAAGTCGATGTAAGGCTTGTCGTCTCCACAACGATCCACTTTTTTCAAGGACTTGCGAACGACATCCAAAACTTCTGTAGGTGAATATACAGTATGGGAAGGCATGTACTTGCTCGTCAAGAAAACTGAGGGGCGAGGTACGCCAGAGTTGCGTATGGCACGCCCAACGTCTATGGAAGGCCAGCTTGTAAATAAGAGGGTTCCAGCTAGCTTATGGAAAGATGGCCTTACTTTCTTCGTTATGATATGCTTGCGCAGTGTCCACTGGAAAAGAATCAAATATGAATCAGATGGGGAAGTTGGATAAAATTGACAAGATAGACAAACCATGCCGGTAACCAGTATCAATGGCCTTCTTG includes these proteins:
- a CDS encoding hypothetical protein (HMMPfam hit to Aldo_ket_red, Aldo/keto reductase family, score: 308.8, E(): 8.3e-90) — its product is MSLSLDSTIKLASGNLIPRLGFGVYQARSKECEDAVKKAIDTGYRHVDTAQAYHNEENVGRAIRNSGVPRPSVFLTSKYMPSHTVYSPTEVLDVVRKSLKKVDRCGDDKPYIDLMLIHAPWGGEEGRKNNWEALTIAQKEGWVKDIGVSNFGIHHLKALPPPVPAVNQIELHPFCQQRDIVKYCEEHGIAIEAYSPLVRANKKHYDNEVLVKVAKKYGKEVAQVLLRWSLQKGYIPLPKSVTPSRIESNADLYDFKLDQEDMAEIDGLDKGSEGAISWNPVNHDGEIDQDALR
- a CDS encoding hypothetical protein (HMMPfam hit to DUF726, Protein of unknown function (DUF726), score: 527.1, E(): 1.6e-155), with amino-acid sequence MIPSPRRAASTPAVQTWPDLDDDDGWQDMPVVRSDSNPFGLDEEDQKKYHYRTSISLDDDPAGPSGTGNATGKHLELEADTLATDSWREKVEQDESDYTRIRLDEDEESEEVHMRTKYLFNEDKAMTPLSQMQTTKELLTEGQRIAYVALCHLIMKRMLRDMGRGWEGYKAKNKLGVKGKGKAEVPVVESGHIWMLKLMARLYQHMELTKDEQRMIESLAEHGVDPSDLVPALMTTHTVNNPDFDPKEKERVDLEEALRKEAEADDEAEREAKAEEERHVVVEDQGASDTETEPPPPYEVEERSISFAASPMGKKASSSSLELLSKSINPFGFDDDDVPKPLLGTKSPLSEGSFPNDSSTIISPQANVNPFGSDDENEGSLAVSETRAPGAQSKAQTLSSFEKDEGDIGGAHSSPFSEPSNSPLDAAFASTADRPTPCRPQSLQTEDASQSTSDATEKPSVDTKQTPKGEPVTLFDAADPQAPALLPALPGVSTSLSTTDEHVTLDIRWTVLCDLFLVLIADSVFDARSRAFLVRVAAALGFDWLDVVRFENRVTEALEIQEGMEKKGQHEIIEGRRKAARNKRYAMMGLAAVGGGLVIGLSAGLMAPFIGAGLGTAFATVGITGTTGFLAGAGGAAVITTGGVLTGANIAGKGMARRTREVRIFELKPLHNDKRVNCYITMGGFMASKVDDVRLPFSVLDPVVGDVFSVLWEPEMMAEMGNALKILTSEILTQVGQQVLQATVMTALMSALQWPLILTKLGYLIDNPWSNALDRARAAGLVLADVIIQRHAGVRPISLIGFSLGARAIFYALIELARQKAYGLVQEVFIFGTTVTASRDTWLDVRSVVAGRFVNGYATNDWMLGYLFRATSGGLNTVAGLRPVETVWGLENVDVTEIITGHMSYRSCMPQLLAKVGFPVTADYFDEPDDPEIDMNVQERTVVDEAEEEAKRNHKKVLGIFPVKKNRSSGSGHNTPTTEKHSGASTPNPSVSQAAAGEYELEDDDLPPREEVDIGQMASEKDTSTPVEEEKELEIKAVKQREEEEQKEREAIQAIPKTAGFDFQAISRELGKDIDVDKLKEPEPRYFPPALMEIRAPLERSGSAPPPTSFVPPPAEKNVWV